The sequence caaataataaataataacttaaGGAAAGAATTTTCTAGGTCTAGGAAAGACAACTAATGAGAATCTTGCTATGATACaagattctttattttttaaataaataaataatctggTATTAAAACTAGATTCTTACAACAATAATCAAATTTTCTATTTAGGAGATGAGTCCACAGAATGACACGCATATAGGGATAATTGTACCTGGTAGCAGAGAATATGTCATCAAATTTTTTCTTTAGAGTAGACGGGTCTTGCAAAGGCCAGTTAGCTTCATCTTGATGTACAAATATAACATTTTCCAGAATTGCCTTGGATACACCCATTAGAGCAGGGATTTCTCGATCCATATCAGCACATCTATAGCTGAGGCAAACTTTCTGCAGTTCAGAAACAAAGATAAGAAATAAAAAACTGTTATCGATACTaagtacatatacatatatatataaatgcaatattgcaaattatttgaaaataaatttgaatgttATATTTATACATTGATTCTACATCTGCAAATACTAAAAGTCGCATGTTAAGAAAGTGTAAACAATCTAATTCATATACTTAATGAAAAAAAGTCATTTCCATAATGAAATAAAAAGCACATAATCCATTTTTTTAAGTAGTTTACAGTTACAGCTTGCTCTAAGGCCATCAAGACCTTATAAGGCCCACTATTCAGATTAAAGATTAACAAAGTATCTCACAATCTAGGAGTAAGATTTTTGTTGAGCTTTTACCCAAGACAAGTGTAGTTCAAATGGTTAGGCATGTGGTACGCTTTAACAAGGTTGAAGGTTCAAGTCCCTCCTCTCGGGTATCTACAAAGCAATTGATGTAGATTTCCGATCCCAAAACATTATAGGATTAGGAAGGGAGCCTAGCctagtattaaaataaaaataaggccTAACTTGGACATACACAAAATCGCCAATCTCATAAGTCACATCTCAGCGTTTAGAATAAGCAAATTCAGCCAACAAGTACGAAGAGGCCTAAAAGTCTCCCTATGCTCTTAAAAGTAATTCCAAAGTTTTACTCCTTATTACCTTCTGTTCTAAGAAGATGGTTTTTATCTTCTTGCTGCTACTATGAGTGAAAAAAATATCCTATGAGACCAATAATTAACATAGCTTACAGGCTGTAACTATATTTACACTACAACAAGCAAAATAACACACCCAATCTCACACTCAAATATAGCATTCCGTGCCTTCATTTTTCATTACACATAGTTAGTAGTCTTACTTATGCTACGGCTATAATATAATAGCATTCCATGTACACAAGGACATTCATGCATATTTAACAAACAAATCAATCACTTCCCCGTTATGAGAAAAAGCCTCTCCTTGGTCTCATACATGCATGGTAGTTGTTTGATGAATGGAATGATACTTGTAAAGTTGTAGTAGAACAATATATTCCATTCAACTAAATCGAAAACCCATAATGGGTTGGCAATTGAATTCTCCAAATGCAGAGTTGAATCTCATTCTCCAGTTAAAACACAATTCCAAGCCACAAACAACAACTATAACaacaaaatcaacaaataaagaaagaaatagACTAAATAAAAAACTATATATTCCATTCTACTAAAGCAAAAACCCACAATAGGTTGGCAATtgacttctccaaatgcaaagTTAAACACAATTCCAAGCCACAACAACAACTAGAACAACAAAATCAACAcataaagaaagaaataaactAGGGGGCGTTTGGACGGAGGTAATGAACTGGAATGGAAGCAATTTTCAtttcattcctttgtttggttacaTATTAAAGTATTATAATGGCATTCCTTTCCACCATTCCAATTCATcattcatcaattttttttttatacattttaaattttattccattccatttctatTCCTATTTCCACCAGTTCTTATTTCTATTCTTATGTTtctattcctcccaaccaaaagCCACCTAAATTCTGTAAAAGGATAAAGAAAGCAAAGGTATATACCTCTCCAGTATGAGGATTCAAAGTCTGAAGCACACTCTCAATAGCTTTAAACTCCATCTTCGATGCTTTCTGAGTCAACTGAAAGGACCTAATACATACAACATCTTTAGCCGCTGCCGTCTTAAATCGAAGCTTTATTTGCCCCTTCGTCTCAGTTTCTCCCGCAACCTACAACCTCACGATTCTTACTTGTTTGGTCAAATAATTAATCAACCCAAatttatagagagagagagagagagagagagagaccttAGGGTCATGAATGAAACTGTGACCAGACCTCGCATTGGGAGGCAATTCACCAGTGCAAGAGAGCTTCAAGCACTCGATAATCGTCTGAACCAatacaacaaacaaacaaaacagtgaggtcatatatacacatatatttatatatatagatatacatatatatatatagagagagagagagagagagagagagaatatacAGTTTTTCCAGCACCGTTGGAGCCGACGATGAGAGTCAAAGGCTTGAAGAAGGTGATGACATGCTTGTTTTCGGGGTCAAAGCTCCGAATTCCTTTGATGAGCATTTTATCTACTGTACTCATTTTcgcttttcttctttttcttcttcttcttcttcttcgtgtTGTGTTCTAATGCGATATGGAGAAATGGAAGGAATGGATTGCCATGGCTGATGGTGTTAATGGAgtttcaaaggaagaagaagaagagtgaTCAGTGAAAAGGGCGGGACTCCATTGTTATGATGAAAAGACCTTGATAAATAAGGCCCCCTTAAAAGGAAGTGGAATTTTTTTATAGAATTGTTTTCAAATATACCAAAAAcaaaatggtatttttcatacacatcaaaaaaaaaaaaaatacggcAATTTTGTAAGAAATATTTGTGGGGAAAGGTTAGGAAATTTGGCATtgtgaaatagtaaaatttgtaaaataacCTTACTTAATTTACTCTAAATGATCATGATGGTCGCAAATTGTAAATCTATGGTTGTTTATAgctattgtgacagtcagtagtcccgtgatccgtaagagAAAATACCGAGTAAGTTGTGCAATCTCACATCGCCTGAGAAaagtcaagtgtgatgattgtaggtatgggactacaaaGTTGAAGAGGGCTGGATTGATTGGtattacctatatcaacaaggtgcatcttgtttttcggtagcccatcacgaaagaactccaaggttaagcgtgcttgacctagggcaatttcaggatgggtgacatcttgggaagttttccaagaagcgtgcgagtgagaacaaagcacgctgaaaacactcgtgttagtctgtagggtcagtcgtcaataCAGGAAACAGCCAGAAtgacatactcgtgtataagagtcattcattttttgggtgtaagggcccaatgaagacttgaagcggggacgttacaattaTACTGTGTAATTCATGATCGTTTTTCACGACTATATAAGGTTATTttgctaataattttttaaaagttattttgttaattaaaatttttataaagaTTGTTTTGACAAAATACTCTGAAAGGTTGGGGTAGGCTTACTACTTTAGATGCTTTTAGTTGTTATGTGTTTTGCACTTGGCTACTTAGCGTTTTATGGTGGGCATAGTAACTGGTACATCTGAGGTGCTTCTCTTCATGATCTTTTTGTATTAGGGAAAGGTCCCTTGAATGCTCTAGCGCCCATGCTAGATTTGGACCGAACGGTCTCGTGATGTTTTGAACTTAGCTCACGTACTGCTTTAGTGGGCGAACAACCTAACTCTTAAAACTTTTTACTTCctgtttatttttgttttctccTTTCAGACGAAAACCCCAACTTTCTCTCGTGCTCCctcttctttttttgtttttgtttacaTTGTGTCAATATTATAATGTCTTACTTTGACATGTGTTATTTATTCTCATCCATCACATTTAAGATATGTAAATCTTCTATCTTGGACATATAAGTATTTCATCTTGGAAGTAAGCATTCTAATCTAAGATGTGTTAGTTATCTCATCTAAGAGTAAGTTATCCCACTAAGAATGTTTAAGTCATTCTTATTAGTAGGGCTGTACAAAAATTTTCGTAAACCGTCCAACCCGAATAACCCGACTAAACCAAACCGACAAAaccgaaaaaaaatacaaaccgacataacttgacaaaattctaaaccgcccaatctgtaaattgggcgggttgaattttgacccaaaccgcccaatgaacccgcccaaaccgattTAACCCgattaagagtttttttttttttttttttttatatatatatattatattatataatatataataatatataatatatattaaaaaaaacccaATCCCTAAATTGAATTTAGATTTGGAATATTATGTATttaatgttattaatttttattttagttgaatacgaaaaaaaaaaaaaaaaaaatcctaattcggtttgggcgggttaacccgcccaaccCGTCGGTCGGgtccagaatttttttttttttaaattgggcagTTTGCATGCAGAATTTTATAACCCGATCTTTATGTCGGTTtggaaaatatatagtataaaccgaccgatgtacagcccTACTTATTAGAGTGTAAGTCATCTCATCAAATATGTATTAGTCATTTTATCTAATATATGTAAGTCATctcattagatatgtattagtTACCCTATCCTATATTTGTAAATTAAGGTTGAACGTTGAACCCACTCTAAATAGGTTCACGGGCATAATAACCTTAAACATTctaatttaactataaaattacataatcttagattttatcattaaattactatttattAAATCATTTTTTTGTCTGGACTCTCAAATCACACTAGAGTAATCCTATATCAATCTTCCATCACAAAATTATTTGTAAACAACAAGCAAATGCAACCAaaaaggtaatttttacaattatTTCCAAAATTTTAagataacatttaaaattgtttgtaatttttatttgtacTGAATTGGGATCTTTGGTAGTGCTAGTTTACTTTCTAGTTTTACTGATACCTTCCGAATTTATGTTCATAGTCATAAATTAGTAGTGCATTCACTCAAGATGGACATTAAACTATTTTAAATAATTCTCCATCATTTTTTCTTGGTGTATtcattcttattatttttttaatgaaagttatgttcattattaaaaaaaacatttaagaagaaaataattcactaaagtaaaattgtatatatatcaaaatttaaatggCAAAATTTGTTATGTGTCTTTTCAAATGTATGTCTTCAACATGTAATGTGAAAAAATAATACCGTAATACATGAGTGAGTATGATATACACTACAAATAAAAAacgaaaattttaatttaattgggAGAAATTCTTCTTTGTTTAATAACTAATATATATCATTTGACTCTCaataataaaattgtttattatattaaaaaaatcaatcaaAAGACTTTTTGTAAATAGAAAAAACATGTTAAATtgtttttttccaaaaaaaaaatcagttccctccaaaaaaaaaaaaaagaaatattataataaaaaaaaaaattagattccctccaaaaaaatcaaaattcaaaaactcaaaaaccaGTGTCCAAAAATGAGCTACAATGGAGTGCTCTGATTCCAAAGAAGAACCCAAAAATGGCAGATCATCGAATTGGGACGATGACCAACCTTTCACCTTAGAAGACCTCGAAGCCATCGATGCAGTTTTCCAATCCGCCTCATCAAAAAGGCCTCGACTTTCCACCAACCACCATCGCCGATTGCCCAACTCCATTCTCGCTCTCCAGCTTCCTAACTCCTCTCTCTCGCCCTGTCAAGGTTTTTGCATTTCACCCTTTTCCGTTTTCTTCTATATTTTACTGTTTGGATGCCAAGAAAGTCGAGAATTTATGGGTTAATTTGTTGAAACCCTAAAAatcagttttttatttattttttcattgaaGTAGCAAAGGCGAAGATGAGATTTAGATACCCTGTGATGAAGTTTTTGGGTGCAATTAAATATAGTAGGACGAATGTTGATGTGGAGAGAGCTTCAATGGAGGTTTTGAAAATTGTTGAAGCAAAGAAAATGGAAGTTGGTAAAGTTGCAATTGGGTTTGATATTGAGTGGAGAGCCTCATTTGTAAAAGGTTAGTTTGGTTTTTGTCTTTTCActttattggcttttgttttTCACTATTGTAATCTTTTGGAGATGGGAAACTTGTTTATAACTACACTTAATCACTTAGGTAGAACTTACTTTGAAAAGAGGCTAAGAGAGGAGAGGAGAGTGCCCAAGTAATGACCAACCTTTTCAACACTTAATTGAAGTAGAATCCTAATAATGCACCCCCCTTTAGAGCCGATGTCCATAACGGCCTACTCACTCTCGGTTTTTCCATATGTTGCTCCTTTTGCGATGTTGATTCCACTTGAGGGTGTGTGGCTCTGATGATGATATTAACCGAGTAATAACCAACCAATCCCACACTTAATTGAAGTGAAATCCTAACTCGATGTCCACAGTGGCCCTCTCACTCTCGGGTTTTCCATTTGTTGCTCCTTTTGCGATGTCAATTCCACTCGAGGGTGGATGACTCTGATGCTGATGTTAACCGAGTAATAACCAACCAATCCCATACTTAATTGAAGTGAAATCCTAACAATACACCCCCTTAGAGCCAGCGTCCTTAATGGCCCACTCACTCTGAGATTTTTTGCATGTCGCCCCTTCCATAGGTTGATCCTTTGGAGAAGATAGTCAGTCCCAGTTGAGGGTGTGTGACTCTGATGTCGTTTCATTTGTTACAATCCTTTAGGTAGAATTTACTCCCAAAAGAGTAGCTTAAGAGAAGAGGGTGCTCAAATAGTTATAAACCACCAATCAATCCTACACCTAGTCGAAGTGGGATACTAACAAAACTCTAGCATATTACTAGGTAGGTTTGGACAAGGAGTCAAATGACAAACCACATTGGAGCAAATTTTAGGTGTGACCACTTCGAAGAAAATGATTAGTTTAAATCATATGAAATCTGCATGCTCACTGTATTTTTTACATTAGAATTATGATTGAACAATTAACTTGGTTAAGCTTTTAGCTAAAATAGATATGGTGAATGAGATTTTCAGTTGAAAGTATCTGCTTTAAGAACTCAATATAATGCTTGGTTTCATTTTTTTCCCAATGAATTTATGCATCAATCAAACTAAATTGATAGACTTTGATGTTAAAGGAAACTAAAAAAAGTGCAGGTGTTCCGCCTGGGAGGGCTGCGGTTATGCAAATATGTTTGGACACTAGTCATTGTTATGTGATGCACATCTTCCATTCTGGAATACCAAAAAGTCTGCAATTACTTCTTGAGAATTCTATGTTTTCCAAGGTATGTAATTAAAGCTAAAAGAGCTGCAGCATTGGTATGTTTATCAATGCAGATATATGAAATTTTAGTTTTGGAAGCAAagcaattttataatataagtaTTGTTGTGATAACACTCTTTATCCATGCCCAGGTTGGAGTTGGCATTGGCAATGATTCTGTTAAGATTTCAAAGGACTATAATGTTTCCATCCAAGCAGTGGAAGATCTTTCCTATCTAGCCAAACAGAAGCTCGGTGGAGATTCACAAAAGTGGAGTCTTGCCTCTTTAACTGAGAATCTCATCTCTAAACAGGTATTAGTTTTGCTATATTTCAAATTTTCAGTTTAAACCACACCACTCTGCTTAATACATTTCATCACAAAAGTCTTTTGACAGAAGTCATATAACTATGttggttataattttttttaagctgCAATTGGATTCAATATCTATGCTCAAAAATACCCCTACACATACCCACTTTCGCAACACCATTTGATTGATCTTATCACGAAGGGTAACTGTGATTGTACTGGTCATCAGCTATTATGTTATTCTTTTACCCTTCGTGATAAGATCACAGTTACCCTTCGTAGTAAGATCCATCAAATATCGTTGCGAAAGGGGGTATGTGTAGGGGTCTTGCAAATTGATGTAGAGGGTATCTTGAATACAATTATGTATTATTAATCTTTTACTTTTCATTTTCAACTTGGTTTTAACATtatgattttctaagtataacCCTTAAGCTTGAATGGTAAGTGATCTCTCTCTTCGGTACGTTTGGTTGGAAGGAATGAAAATACATAAATAGGATTAggaaagaaattaaattaaatttaatatgcatttaaaaaatagataaaagaaTTATCTTGTATTGAAAAGGCATTTCCAcctattttgaaatgtaatagCTATTCTACCGAAATAGTGAAAATGTCATTCTAGTTCCAATACTTTTAAAtgtaattaaacaaaaaaaatagaaggAAACTTGATTCTTTTCTATCCCATTCTATTCGTTTACTCCCAACCAAACGCACCCTTAAGCTTCAGTGGTAAGTAGTggacactctctctctctctcactttcttatttTTCCagtcaaaacaataattttacttaaatcCCATTTGAGCTACTCTTGTAAAAAAGATTTCTGAAGAATCTTTTAATGAGGTTGTTGCATTATTGCAGCTCCTTAAGCCCAAAAGAATTCAACTAGGAAATTGGGAAACCAATGTTTTATCAAAGGACCAGTTGGAGTATGCTGCCACTGATGCTTTTGTCTCATGGTATCTATATGAGGTAATAATCAAAAATCAAAACCTTCAAATTCTTTCAATAGATTATAAGGTCACACTACAAATATCATCATTTATATATGGTGTTTTATGGCTAAACAGGTTTTAAGAACTCTCCCTGATATTGAAAAGCCTCCGATGATCGATGACGAAGGCGGTGAACTAAAAGATGTGTCACCGCAGGATCTTGCCCGTTCGCCGGACCAAAATGTCACCGTTACACTATAAATCTATTGAATTTATATACTTAACTCTGATATTATCGTTAAATACCAATTGGACTATTACTGTATTGACTTCGAGATTTTACTTTTCTCATTTCGCCCTATTTCCTTTCCCATTTTAGCAAGGGAAATTGCCTTCATGTGTATTAAGCACACAAAACAAAATAGAAGACTCCCACTTTTGATGGGTAAAGTAAAAGGATTGTTTATTGTTGTCATTAAAAATTAGATCTTACAGAAAGAATATCACAATGTATGAAAAATACAGTAGCAGACAATTAGAGGtaataatcaaaatcttaagttTTACCAGAACCATTTATCCTCTTCCAATCTTTTCTCACTAACTAGCTAACTCCACTTTTACCTAATTGATCCTTCGGAAATGCTTGATACAGTGCAGATACCGGCCGATGTGGTTAACGGGATATCTTTGTAACAAGCAACTAGATCTGTGTTTGAATGCAAGTCCACTTGCAATGTTTCCCATACTTTCTTCTTTGGGTTCAACACATCATCAGGCTCCCCTTCGAATCCCGGGAATGTAATTCTCTCTCCGACTTGAGCAGATTTCGGAGGATCAACTAATTCCAcctgaaattgagaaaattatTTC is a genomic window of Cannabis sativa cultivar Pink pepper isolate KNU-18-1 chromosome 9, ASM2916894v1, whole genome shotgun sequence containing:
- the LOC115722436 gene encoding 3'-5' exonuclease isoform X1, whose protein sequence is MECSDSKEEPKNGRSSNWDDDQPFTLEDLEAIDAVFQSASSKRPRLSTNHHRRLPNSILALQLPNSSLSPCQVAKAKMRFRYPVMKFLGAIKYSRTNVDVERASMEVLKIVEAKKMEVGKVAIGFDIEWRASFVKGVPPGRAAVMQICLDTSHCYVMHIFHSGIPKSLQLLLENSMFSKVGVGIGNDSVKISKDYNVSIQAVEDLSYLAKQKLGGDSQKWSLASLTENLISKQLLKPKRIQLGNWETNVLSKDQLEYAATDAFVSWYLYEVLRTLPDIEKPPMIDDEGGELKDVSPQDLARSPDQNVTVTL
- the LOC115722436 gene encoding 3'-5' exonuclease isoform X2; this encodes MECSDSKEEPKNGRSSNWDDDQPFTLEDLEAIDAVFQSASSKRPRLSTNHHRRLPNSILALQLPNSSLSPCQAKAKMRFRYPVMKFLGAIKYSRTNVDVERASMEVLKIVEAKKMEVGKVAIGFDIEWRASFVKGVPPGRAAVMQICLDTSHCYVMHIFHSGIPKSLQLLLENSMFSKVGVGIGNDSVKISKDYNVSIQAVEDLSYLAKQKLGGDSQKWSLASLTENLISKQLLKPKRIQLGNWETNVLSKDQLEYAATDAFVSWYLYEVLRTLPDIEKPPMIDDEGGELKDVSPQDLARSPDQNVTVTL